The Mycolicibacterium aichiense region ATCGTGCGAAAGCTGCGATTCGCCTTCGCCGAACGTCCCGTCCCGTTCAACTGGAATCCGTCCGATCCGGCGTTCTCCTGCGCGGGCAACATGCTGTCGTTCATGTTCCTGGCCATCGAGAAGATGATCAGCGCGACGGTCCACGAGGTGTTGCCGGATATCACCGATCCCGCGGTCGCGGAGGAGGCTCTGGCGTTCGTCCGCCAGGAGGGCCAGCACAGCATGGCCCATCGCCAACATGCCAAAGGTCTGATCAAGGCGTATCCGGCGCTGCAAGAGGCTCTCGACGACGTGATGGCGGTGTACGACGACCTGACCGTCACCACCCCGGTGAAGTATCGGTTGGCCTATATCGCCGATCTGGAGGCGACGTTCACGCCGACCTTCACGATGATGCTCAACCACGCCGACACCTTGTTCGCACCCGGAGACGACCGAGTGGCCTCACTATTCCTGTGGCACTTCGTCGAAGAGATTGAACACCGCAGCTCGGCGCTGATCATCTACGACGCAGTCGTCGGAGAACCTTGGTACCGCATGCGGGTGGCACCGTCGGTGTTCCAGCACGGCGGGGCGGCAATGGTGTCGATCACCAGGAACTTCAACAAACTCATCCCGCTCGACGTGCGCAAGGTCGACGCGACCTCGATGTTCGGCAGTCCGGGGCTGAAAACAACTCTTGCAGTGCGCTTCCCGCTATTGCAGAAGTTCTGCACACTCGATGTCCCCGACTACGGACCGATCCAGAAGTTCTACCCGCACATCCCGCTGCGGGAGCAAGCGGTCGCCGCGCTGGGCGTCATGCGCAGCCAGATTCCGGGCCACAAGCCCGCCAAGTCGAAGATGCCTGCTCTCGCGAAGGAATGGCTGACCCGCTACGACGCCGGCTACGACGTGACGCAGTGGTACACGAGCGCCGGCTACGACGAGGCGTCACAGAAATAGCAGTCGCTATCCCAGCCGCTGGCTGAGTCCTTGCACCGTTGGTGTCTCGAACAGGGCCTGCACTGGCAGCTGACGATCGAACACGGCGTTGAGAATGGAGACCGCGCGCATGGCAGACAGTGAGTCGCCACCCAGGTCGAAGAACGAGTCTTCCACCCCGACGTGTTCGGTGCCGAGCACCCGGGCGTAGATGCCGCACAGGCTTGCTTCGACATCGGTAGCGGGACCACGGCTTTCGTGCGGATAGTCCACCGTCGGCACGACCGATGTCGCGGTGTCCCAGTGTTCCAACGAAATCAGAGGGGAACCGGGATCGTCAGCCATCGCGATCAGAGCCTGCTCGAGTTGAGCGATCAGTCGCTGGATGGCGTTGTCATCGAACACATCGGTGCGGTACTGGATGCGAAGGTCCAGTTCGTCACCCGGCACGGCTTGAACGGTCAGCGGGTAGTGGTAGTAATCGCGGCTGTCGACGTCGCTCACCGTGAGCCCGTCCGCGCCCGACAACAAGGACGTGTCGGTCGGATAGTTCTCGTAGACGAAGACGGTGTCGAACAACCGGCTCTGGCCGACTGCCCGGTGAATCTCGTTGAGGCCCAGGTACTCGTACTCGAATGTACGGCTTCGCGCATCGGCAAGACGGCCGAGCAGATCCGCAGTGGTGTCATCCGGTGAGACGGTGACCCGCAGTGGCACCGTGTTGATCAGCAGCCCCACCATCGAGTCCACGCCTGGAACATCGGCGGGGCGACCCGCGACCACGACGCCGAAGGCGATGTCTCGACCGCCGGTCATCGCCATCAACAGTTGAGTCCAGGCGGCCTGCAATACGGTGCTGATGGTGGTGTGCTGGGCGCGAGCCAGGTCGTTGAGCGCCTGCGTCGTCTTCTCCGAGACCCGAAGCGACGTGACGTTCCGCGGCCCTTGGCCCAAGGGATCTCGAGTCCCGACCACTGTCGGAGTGTCGAACCCGGCAAGCGCTTCGGCCCACGCTGAACGCGCTGATCGAACGTCCCGGTCGGCCAGCCAACCGATGAATCTGCGATATGGCACAGCCGCAGGCAGCCGCTGTCCGTAATACCCGGCGAAGACTTCTTGCAGCAACACGGTCAGCGACCATCCGTCGAGCAGGATGTGGTGATTGGTCAGTACCAACCGGTGCTCGCCGGGGGCGATGCGGATCAGCGTGGCCCGGAATGCCGTCTGACCGGCCAAATCACAGACCGCAGCCCGATCGTCCGCGCACAGCTGTTCGATCTGGTCGTCGCGTTCGGCGGCGACATGAGTCAAGTCGACATAGCGCCATGGCACCACCGGGTCGGTCGGGATGACCTGGACCGGATCGCCACCTGAATAGATCGCCGGGTCGCGTTTTTCTCGCCCGCTGGACCGCCAGAAGCGCGCCGCGAGATTGGGATGTCGTTGGACCGCGGCCTGCACAGCCTCGTGCAGGCGGTGGGGATCCAGCCGGCCGCCCAACGTGACAGCCATCTGTACGGCATAGACGTCGTCGCCGCAGCTGTGAGCGATGTCGGCGTGGAACAGCAGTCCTTGTTGTAGCGGCGTCAGCGGCAGGATGTCGGCGACGTCGTTGACCCGGCAGAGCTCGTCGATTTGCTTCTGGGTCAGCTGCGCGGGCGCGATGTCGGAGGGTGTCAGCCCGCCGCCGCCGGCGTTCACGTGCGCGCAGATGCCGGCGAGCGCGTCGAACCACAGTTCGCTCAGTCGTGTGACCTGTTCATGATCCAGCGCACTGAGCGCCCAGGTCCATCCAGCCCGCAGCCGCGGTCCATCGGCGGTTTCCACTGTGCCGGCATTGAGTTCGACGGTGTGCATCAATGGCATCGGGACCGCCGCCGCAGGGCCGGTCACCTTCCAGCCGTCCTCCCGAATCTCCCAGATGTCCCCCGACACCTGGCCGCCGCCTGCGCCCATCCGACCGAGATAGTTGAATCCGATTGTCGGGTCCGCGCCGGCCAGCTGAACGTCGTCGTTGAGATAGCGGAGCAGTCCGTAGGTCAAGCCGTCCGGGAGGGCGCGAAGCTGCTCCTTGGCGTCTTTGACGATCGGCCCCAAAGCGATATCGCCGGCGAGCACCTGCCCCCAGTCCAGCCCGGCCGTCCGGAGAGCTACCGGGTACTTGGTGGTGAACCACCCGACGGTGCGTGACAGGTCGACATCGGCGATATCCTCCTGCCGCCCATGACCTTCGGCATCGATCACGACCGGTGCGCCTGCGGCGCCGAGGAATTCGGCCAACGCCAACCCGAAGGCGATCAGCAGAATGTCGTTGATGCCGGCATGGAAAGCTGCAGGCACCTCGCCGAGCAGCATCCTGGTCGTCTCGGGGTCCAGCTCCACCGACAGACTGCCAGCGTTGGCGTAGGTGTCGACCGCCGGTTGCACCGCAGGCAATAGTGCGGGCATCGCGGCAATGTGCCGCCAGCGCTCCAGCTGTCCGGTGACCTCGGGCCGGTACGCGTACTCGGCCAGAACCGACGCCCACTGGGCGAAGGATGTACGCGGGGCGGACAGCGCGATCTCCTGGCCGCCGTGATGCTGGGCCCACGCGAGGTTGAAGTCCTCCAGCAGAATTCGCCACGACACACCGTCGACGACCAGGTGGTGCGCGATCATCAGCAATTGCCCCGTCGGCACCGCCCACAGGGCGGTGACCATCTGGCCGGCCGCCGGGTTCAACCGTGACCTGGCCTCCGTCACCACCTCATCCGAGAGCACCTCGACCGTCTGCAGGCACGCCGCGGCATCCACCGCTCCCGGCTCGAGCACGATCGGTGACCAACCGCCCGCACCGTCGTCGTCGATGCGCAGCCGCAACATCGCGTGGCGGTCGAGGATGGCTTGCAGCACCACCAGCACGTCGTCCTCGGTGACGCCGACCGGCGCCTGGATCAACACGGTCTGGTTGAACTGGTCGACCGGTCCCTGAACTTCGTTGAGCCACCGCATGATCGGGGTCGCCGCCAGTGGGCCGACACCTTCGTCCACCACATCGCTCTCACCGTCGGTGAGGGTGGCGACCCGGGCCAGCCCGGCCACGGTCTGTTCGACGAAAACGTCGCGCGGACGGCACAGCACGCCGGCAGCGCGCGCCCGGGCGACCACCTGCATGGACAGGATGCTGTCGCCGCCGAGCTCGAAGAACGACTCGTCGACGCCCACCCGTTCCAGGCCGAGAACCTGCGCGTAGATGCCTGCCAGGATCTCCTCCACGGCGTCCGAGGGCGCACGGTAGGAGTCGGCGTCGTGATAGTCCGGCGCAGGCAGGGCCTTGGTGTCGAGTTTGCCGTTGACCGTCAGCGGCAGCGCATCGATCACGACCACCGCGGTGGGGACCATGTACGACGGCAGCTTGTCCGCCAACGCGGCGCGCGCCGCAACCGGATCCACCATGCCGGTCAAATATCCGACCAGACGTTTGTCGCCGGGCCGGTCCTCACGAGCGATCACCACCGCATCGTCGACTCCGTCCAATGCTCCCAGGGCGGACTGGATTTCGCCGAGCTCGATGCGGTATCCGCGGATCTTGACCTGCTCGTCGGAGCGTCCCATGTAGCGCAGTTCGCCGTCTGCGCCCCAATACATCAAGTCACCGGTGCGATACATCCGCGCGCCGGGTTCCCCGAACGGGCACGCCACGAAGCGGGTCGACGACAAGGCGGCCCGACCGATGTACCCGTCGGCCACCCCGGCGCCGGCCACGTACAGCTCACCGACCACCCCAGGCGCGACCGGACGCAACAGCGTGTCGAGGACGAAGAAGCCGAGGTGACCAAGCGGCACCCCGATGGGGCTGACGGCGCTATCCGCATCGCCGGCCACGATCTCGCGGAACGAGGCGTGCACCGTGGTCTCCGTGATGCCGTACATGTTGATCAAGCGCGGCGAACCCGGGGGGTGATTCTCAAGCCACGGGCGCATGCGTTGCGGCTCAAGCGCTTCCCCGCCGAACACCACAGCCTCCAGTACCAGCTGTGCACCGAGTTCGAGATGTGCGGCGTCGGCGGCTTGCAGTGCGTAGAACGCGGTCGGAGTCTGGCTGAGCACCCCGACGCGTTCCGAAACGAGAAGGGCGTGCAAGTCTTCCGGGGAACGCACCACAGCGTCGGGGACCACGACCACGCGGCCGCCGTACAGCAACGCGCCCCAGATCTCCCACACCGAGAAGTCGAACGCCAGCGAGTGACATTGCGACCAGGCGAGCCCCGTCATGTCCATATCGGCGTCCAGGGTCTCGAGCAGCCGAATAACGTTGCGGTGCGGAATCGCCACGCCTTTGGGTGTGCCCGTCGTGCCCGAGGTGTAGATGATGTACGCGACGTCGTCCGGGTGCGGCCCGGGTAGTGCCGCGCTGGTATCGACGGCGAGGTCGTTCAGATCGTTGACATCGATGACCGAGAGGGCTTGCCCGTCAAGCAGTTCCGTCAACGCCGCAGTGGTGATCGCGGCGACCGGCTTGGCGTCACCCAGCACGAACTGTCGTCGCGACTCGGGCACTGCCGGGTCGATCGGAACATAGGTGGCACCGGTCTTGACGACGGCCACCATCGCCATGATCGCCTCGGCCGAGCGCGGCAGCAGCAGCGCCACCCGCTGCCCGGGGCCCGCCCCACGGCCGATCAGCACACGGGCGGCGCAGTCGGTCACCTCATCGAGCTCGCGATACGACATCGAACGGCCCTCGAAGGTGACCGCCATCGCATCGGGCGTCCGCGCCGCCTGCGCCGCGAACACCGACGCGATCGACTTGGTGCTCGGCACCGCTTCAGTGAGCACGCTTCGATTGCCGACCTGATCAAGCCGGGCGTGCTCGGCGCTATCCAGAACGTCCAGCGCCGACATGTGTTGATTCGGCTCGGAAGTCATCGCTTCGAGCACACGCTGTAGCCGCTCGACGATCTTCTCGATGCTGGCGGCGTCGAACACATCGGTGCGGAATTCGATACCACCACCGATACCGGCGGGCTCACCCGCTGGGGTCCAGCGTTCGGCAAGATTGAAGGTGAGGTCCATCCGGGCGGTCTTGGTGTCCACCGCCAGGGGTTCGACCTGCAGCTCGCCGAGCGACAAACCGGCGGCATCGCCTGCCTGCCAACCGAAGTTCTGCCACGCCAACACTACCTGCACCAACGGGTGGTGGGCCATGCTGCGGGTCGGCTTGAGCCGCTCGACCAGTACCTCGAACGGAACATCTTGATGCTCGTAGGCGGACAGGCTGCGTCGACGCACTTGCGCCAGCAGATCGGCGAAGGTCGGGTTGCCGGACAGGTCAACCCGCAGCACCAAGGTGTTGACGAAGAATCCGACCAGTTCGTCCAGCGCGGTGTCAACACGCCCGGCTATCGGGAAGCCCACCGCCACATCGCTGTTGGCGGACAGATTCGACAGCAGCACCGCCAATGCGGTCTGGATCACCATGAAGCTGGTTGCATTATGCTCGCGCGCCACCCGTTCGACCGCTTGCTGTAGCTCGGCAGGCCAGTCGATGTCGAGCCGCGCGCCGAGGTAGTCGGCGACCATCGGGTATGGCCGGTCGGTCGGCAGCTGCAACTGCTCGGGCATGCCGGCGAGTGCGTCTTCCCAGTAGCTCAGTTCGGCGGAGATGCGGCTGTCGGCATCGGCCAGATCGCCGAGCCGCGCTCGTTGCCACAGCGTGTAGTCGACGTACTGGACCGAGAGGTCGGCCCAGCCGGGAGCCTCACCGGCCGACCGGCTCGCGTACGCGACACCCAGATCGCGCACCAGCGGAGCGATGGACCACCCGTCCGCGGCGATGTGGTGCACCACCGCAACCAGCACATGTTCGTCACCGGCGACCCGGAAAACCCTGGCTTGCATGGGGATTTCCTGCGACAAGTCGAATGCGTAGCCGGTCACCGTGTCGATGGCGTCAGCGAGTTCGCTGTCCGACCAGCCGGTCGCGTCGATGACGGTCCAGCCGAAATCGGCCATCTCGGTGGGCACGATGAGCTGTTCGGGCACTCCGGCCACCTCGGGGAAACGTGTCCGCAGGCTCTCCTGATGGTCCACCACGTCGGCCAGCGCCGCACCCAGAGCATCCACATCCAGCTCGCCGCGCAGCCGCAACGCGACCGGCAGGTTGTAGATGGGTGACGGCCCTTGGAGCTGGTCGACGATCCACAATCGGTTCTGTGCGAAGGACAGCGGCACGACCTCCGGCCGCGGACCGGCGACCAGTGGCTCCGCGGAGCCCTCGGCTCCGGACAGCCGGGGTGCCAGTTGCGCCACGGTGGGCGTCTCGAAGAGCGCCCGCACCGCGAGACCGCAGCCCAGGCTGTTGTTGACCGCGGCGACCAGACGCATCGCCGACAACGAATCCCCGCCCAGGTCGAAGAACGAGTCGTCGACGCCGACGCGCTCGGTACCCAGCACCTGGGCGAAGATCCCCGCCAGGATCTCTTCGGTCGGAGTGCTTGGCGCACGGTAGCTTTCCGCATCCTGATAGTCCGGCGCCGGAAGTGCCCGCCGGTCGAGCTTGCCGCTGACGGTCAGCGGCAACGCGGCCAGTTCGATCACCGCGGCCGGCACCATGTACGCCGGGAGTCGCTCGGCGAGCGCGACACGGATCTTGACCGGATCCGCCGTCCCGGTGAAGTAACCCACAAGGCGTGGGTCACCCGGACGGTCCTCACGGGCGATCACCACGGCCTGCTCGACCCCGTCGAGACCGGCCAGGACGGCCTGGATCTCGCCGGGCTCGATCCGGTAGCCGCGAATCTTGACCTGCTCGTCGGCGCGACCGAGGTACTGCAGTTGCCCGTCGGCGCGCCACCGCACCAGGTCGCCGGTGCGGTACATCCGGTTTCCGGGATCGCCGAACGGGCAGGCCACGAACCGCGAAGCCGTCAGATCGGTGCGCCCGATGTACCCGACTCCGACACCGCGGCCCGCCACATACAGTTCACCGACCACGCCCTCCGGCACCGGCTGCAACCGGTCGTCGAGGACGAACAGGGCGACGGTCGGCGGCGGCGCTCCGATCGGCACCTCGGCGCCGACCACCAAGGGCGCACTCATCGACGCATACACGGTGACTTCGGTTGGGCCGTAAGCATTGATCACCACGCGGCCGGGTGCCCACTGTTCCACCACCTCCGGCGGACAGGCTTCACCGCCCAGCAGCAGCGCCACCGATTCGAGCCCCTGCGGGCGCAGCGCGGCGACCGCCGACGGGGTCTGGGTGAGAACGTTGACGCGATCACGGACCAGCAGCGCGTGGAAGTCGTCGGGCGAACGGACCACCGCGTCGGGTACCACCAGTAGCCGCCCGCCACCGAGCAGTGCGGCCCAAATCTCCCATACCGAGAAGTCGAAGGCATAGGAGTGGCACTGCGTCCACACCTGATCGGGCGGAAGTGCGGGATGGGCAGAAGCCGCCAGGTGGGCCAGGTTGCGGTGGCTCAGCGCAACGCCTTTGGGTGTTCCGGTGGTGCCCGACGTGTAGATCAGGTAGGCGATGTTGTCCGGGTCCGGTGGCGGCGGCGCCGCCGCGGACTGACGGGCCACGGCCGGATCGTCGATGTCGACGACCGCGACATCGTGCCCGTGCAGCCGGGGCCGTAGCTCGGCCGTGGTCACGACGAGGACCGGCGCGGCATCGCCGAGCATGAATTCGATGCGGGCTTCAGGCAGCGCGGGATCGATGGCGAGGTAGGACGCGCCGATCTTCAGCGCGGCCAGCATCACGACGACGGCCTCGGCCGAGCGGTCCATGAACAACGCCACGCAGTCGCCGGCGCCGACACCTTTGCCGGACAGCAGGTATGCGAACCGGTTTGCCGCCTCCTCCAGCTCCCGGTAGGTCATGGACACGTCGCCGGACGTCAGTGCGACGGCTGTCGGTGCGCGGCCAACCCGTTCGGCGAACAGCTCTGGAATCGACACCTCAGCCTGCGTCGGCCTGGTCAACACCGCGCGGTTACCGATCGTGTCGAGGCGGGCACGCTCGGCGGGGTCGAGCACATCGATTGTGGACACCCGTCGGGTCGGCTCGGCCGTCATGGCAACCAGTACGCGGTGCAGTCGCGCGACCAACGTCTCGATGGTGGCGGCGTCGAAGACGTCGGTGCGGAACTCCACCATCCCGGCGATCCCGGTGGGCGCGCCGTCGTGGGTCAACCGTTCGCTCAACGAGAACGCGAGATCGACACGCGCAGTGTGGGTGTCGAGCGGGAGCTGGGTGACCTGCAGGTCCCCCAGAGCCATGGCGATGTCGTCGCTGGTCTCCCCCGGCAGGTTCCGCCAGGCCAGCATCACCTGGACCAGCGGATGATGGTTGAGCGACCGCGTCGGATTGATCCGCTCGACGACGGCTTCGAACGGCACGTCTTGGTGTTCGTAGGCTGCGAGGCTGCGAGTCCGCACCTGATCCAGCAGGTCCGCGACGGTGGGGTCACCGCCGACGTCGACGCGCAGCACCAGGGTGTTGACGAAGAACCCGATCAGGTCGTCGAGGGCGGGATCTCGCCGGCCGCCGATCGGAAATCCCACCGCCACATCGGTGCTCGCGCTGAGCTTGCCAAGCAGTAGTGCCAGCGCGGCCTGGATCAGCATGAAGCTGGTCGCATTGTGTTCGCGGGCTACCTGGGTGATCCGCTCCTGTAATTCGACGGGCCACTGCCACGACGTGGTGGCGCCACGTTGATCGGCCACCGGCGGGTATGGCCTGTCAGTCGGAAGCTCGAGCCGTTCGGGCATGCCGGACAACGCATCTTGCCAGTACGCCAGTTGGGCATTGATCAGGCTGTTGCTGTCGTCCAGGTCACCGAACTGCGCGCGCTGCCAGAGCGTGTAATCGACGTATTGCACTGGTAATTCGGCCCACATCGGGTTCAGGCCCGCACTGCGGCAGACATAGGCCACGCCCAGATCACGCACCATCGGGTCCATCGACAAGCCGTCTGCGGCGATGTGGTGCGCCACGGCCACCACCACGTGGTCGCTCTCGCTGATCCGGAACAGTCGTGCCTGCATGGGAATCTCGACGGCAAGATCGAAGGCGTGCAGTGCGACAGCACTGACTGCGTCGTCCAGCTGGGCCGACGTCCAGGCGGCCGCATCAATGACCTCCCATCCGAAGTCCGCCTGCTGCGCTGGTATCACCACCTGCTGAGGCACCCCGTCAGGTGCGGCGAACACGGTGCGCAGGCTTTCGTGGCGACCCACCACGTCAGCCAGCGCCGCGCCCAACGCGTCGACATTGAGGTGCCCTTGAAGCCGCAGACCGACTGCCATGTTGTACGTCGGTGAGGGCCCCTGTAATTGATCCAGGAACCACAATCGGTTCTGCGAGAACGACAATGGGATCGCCTCAGGGCGCTCCATCGGCACCAGCGGCGACAACCTGTTGTCTTCTCCGCCGATGCGAAGCGCCAGTTGCGCGACCGACGGAGCCTCGAACAACGTTCGCACCGACAGCCGGGTGTTCATTCCGGTGTTCACCGCGGCGATCAGGCGCATTGCCGACAGCGAGTCGCCGCCGAGATCGAAGAATGAGTCGTCCACGCCGACCCGTTGCACGCCAAGCACGTTGGCGTAGATGCCGACCAAGATCTCCTCAACCGCGGTCGTCGCTGCGCGGTAGGAATCGGTATCGACGAACTCCGGCGCGGGCAGGGCGCGCCGGTCGAGTTTGCCGTTCACTGTCAGCGGCAGCGTGTCGATCGCCATGATCGCGGCCGGAACCATGTACTCCGGGATGCGCTCGGCCATCGCCGCGCGGACAGCTACGGGATCGGCTGACCCGGTGATATAGCCGACCAGTCGCTTCTCGCCCGGTCGGTCCTCGCGGGCGATCACCACCGCCTGCTCGACCCCGTCCACCGCGGCGAGTGCGGCCCGGACTTCGCCGAGTTCGATGCGATACCCGCGGATCTTGACCTGTTCGTCGGCGCGCCCCACGTACCGCAGTTCGCCGTCGGCACCCCACCACACCAGATCGCCGGTGCGATACATCCGCTGACCGGGCGGCCCGAACGGGCATGCGACGAAACGGGACGACGACAAGCCCGGGCGACGCCAATAGCCCAAACCAGCCTGCGGCCCGGCCACGTAGAGATCACCGACCACACCGTCCGGAACCGGTTTCAACCATTGGTCGAGGACGAAGAACGCCAGATCGTCCAACGGCCCCCCGACGGGGCTCACATCGGAATCGCCCGCGATATCCGCGTGCACGATCTCGCGGAACGATGCGTGTACGGCGGTCTCGGTGGTGCCGTACAGGTTGAGCAAGCGCGGGGTGTCCGGGTGGTTGGCAAGCCACGGTCGGAGACGTTGCGGCTCAAGGGCTTCGCCGGCGAAGATCACCGCGCGCAGATTGAGCTCACGTCCGACCTCGGGCCGCAGCGTATCGGCGGTCTGCAACGCATAGAACGCCGACGGCGTCTGGGACAGCACGCTGACCTGTTCTGCGGCCAGCAGCGCATGAAACTCCTCGGGTGCGCGAGCCACCGATTCTCCCACCACCACCAGCCGTCCGCCATACAGCAGCGCACCCCACATCTCGCACACCGAGACGTCGAAGGCCAGTGAGTGCCAGAGCGACCAGACCTGTTCTGCCATCGCGATCTTGGTGTCCATCGCCGCCAGCAGCTGGGTGACGTT contains the following coding sequences:
- a CDS encoding metal-dependent hydrolase gives rise to the protein MTDLIVRKLRFAFAERPVPFNWNPSDPAFSCAGNMLSFMFLAIEKMISATVHEVLPDITDPAVAEEALAFVRQEGQHSMAHRQHAKGLIKAYPALQEALDDVMAVYDDLTVTTPVKYRLAYIADLEATFTPTFTMMLNHADTLFAPGDDRVASLFLWHFVEEIEHRSSALIIYDAVVGEPWYRMRVAPSVFQHGGAAMVSITRNFNKLIPLDVRKVDATSMFGSPGLKTTLAVRFPLLQKFCTLDVPDYGPIQKFYPHIPLREQAVAALGVMRSQIPGHKPAKSKMPALAKEWLTRYDAGYDVTQWYTSAGYDEASQK